In Colwellia sp. M166, a genomic segment contains:
- a CDS encoding peptidase U32 family protein, whose amino-acid sequence MELLCPAGNLPALKTAIDNGADAVYIGMKDDTNARHFAGLNFNDGKLAKAADYVHQHGKKLHVAINTFAHPGGEDRWRKAVDNAVAIGCDALIIADLGILDYAATKYPDVERHVSVQASTTNLEAIKFFKNNFAVERVVLPRVLSVQQVRQLAKNSPVKLEVFAFGSLCIMSEGRCYLSSYMTGESPNTAGACSPAKYVRWQETDKGLESRLNNVLIDRYQSDENAGYPTLCKGRFEVDDNVYHALEEPTSLNTLELIPELVKMGIASVKIEGRQRSPAYVEQVAKTWRMALDRFAQSPEQYQVEASWMNTLANLSEGSQTTLGAYHRKWQ is encoded by the coding sequence ATGGAACTTTTGTGTCCTGCAGGCAATTTACCTGCACTTAAAACAGCGATTGATAACGGTGCTGACGCGGTCTACATCGGGATGAAAGATGATACCAATGCTCGTCACTTTGCCGGTCTTAATTTTAATGATGGCAAACTTGCTAAAGCGGCTGATTATGTTCATCAACATGGTAAAAAGCTGCACGTAGCAATTAATACTTTTGCCCATCCAGGTGGCGAAGACCGTTGGCGAAAAGCGGTAGATAATGCTGTCGCTATTGGCTGTGATGCCCTGATCATTGCCGATTTAGGCATTTTAGATTATGCCGCAACAAAATATCCGGATGTTGAGCGCCATGTCTCTGTGCAAGCATCAACCACAAATTTAGAAGCGATTAAGTTCTTCAAAAATAACTTTGCTGTTGAGCGTGTAGTGTTGCCACGAGTTTTATCGGTACAACAAGTGCGTCAATTGGCAAAAAACAGTCCGGTTAAGCTGGAAGTATTTGCTTTTGGTAGCTTATGTATTATGTCAGAAGGGCGCTGCTACCTTTCATCTTACATGACAGGGGAGTCGCCTAATACTGCTGGTGCTTGTTCACCAGCAAAATATGTGCGTTGGCAAGAAACCGATAAAGGCTTAGAAAGTCGCTTGAATAATGTTTTGATTGACCGCTATCAAAGTGATGAAAATGCTGGCTATCCCACCCTATGTAAAGGTCGTTTTGAGGTTGATGATAATGTTTATCATGCTTTAGAAGAGCCAACTAGCTTAAATACCTTAGAGTTGATCCCCGAGTTAGTCAAAATGGGCATAGCATCAGTGAAAATTGAAGGCCGTCAACGTAGTCCTGCTTATGTAGAGCAAGTTGCGAAAACATGGCGTATGGCGCTTGACCGATTTGCCCAAAGCCCAGAGCAATATCAAGTAGAAGCGTCGTGGATGAATACCTTAGCCAACTTATCTGAAGGTAGCCAAACCACCTT
- a CDS encoding SCP2 domain-containing protein, producing MTSQLSNRLNSQLSLQSIPFSVRQHALSFVPKILKPSLRFVPFFAQKSLLIPALHSVFKEAINDGDFEFLTEKWLKISITDIDLHWWLSFQNNSLVMAAPSQAIQEDVSFKASGDDLLLIAGRKQDPDTLFFQRRLQIEGDTELGLEVKNLIDAIDLDQLPSSVHKVINMLAEVVEQTQEEMKHAKK from the coding sequence GTGACCAGCCAACTCAGTAACCGACTAAACAGCCAATTAAGCTTACAAAGTATTCCTTTTAGCGTACGTCAGCATGCCTTGTCATTTGTGCCAAAAATTTTAAAACCAAGTTTACGCTTTGTGCCCTTTTTCGCCCAAAAATCACTGCTTATCCCTGCTTTACACTCAGTATTTAAAGAAGCAATTAACGATGGCGATTTTGAGTTTTTAACTGAGAAATGGCTGAAAATATCGATTACCGATATTGATCTACATTGGTGGTTAAGCTTTCAAAACAATAGCTTGGTTATGGCCGCGCCAAGCCAAGCAATACAAGAAGATGTTAGCTTTAAAGCTTCAGGTGACGATTTACTGTTAATTGCCGGTCGTAAACAAGATCCCGACACCCTATTTTTCCAACGTCGATTACAAATTGAAGGCGATACTGAGCTCGGTTTAGAAGTAAAAAACTTAATTGATGCTATTGACCTTGACCAACTGCCAAGCAGCGTACATAAAGTCATTAACATGCTTGCCGAGGTCGTCGAGCAAACTCAAGAAGAAATGAAACACGCTAAGAAGTGA
- a CDS encoding PaaI family thioesterase encodes MNNIAFQDCYPEELSHCYGCGKNNHDGHQLKSYWHTEQGKLSEQVAEQTIAHFMPEPCHTAIPGFVYGGLIASLIDCHGTGSAAAMAYRQAERAMGTLPALRFVTAALNVSYLAPTPMGVELELIGRFIEVKAKKVVVEIIVSANKVVCAKGTVVAVKMPDSMSPT; translated from the coding sequence GTGAACAACATTGCTTTTCAAGACTGTTATCCAGAGGAACTTAGCCATTGTTATGGTTGTGGTAAAAATAATCATGATGGTCATCAACTAAAAAGTTATTGGCATACCGAGCAAGGAAAACTGAGTGAACAAGTGGCTGAACAAACTATTGCTCACTTTATGCCTGAGCCTTGTCATACCGCTATTCCTGGTTTTGTTTACGGTGGTTTAATTGCGTCATTAATTGATTGCCATGGTACGGGTAGCGCTGCTGCTATGGCCTATCGTCAAGCCGAACGTGCTATGGGCACCTTGCCTGCATTACGTTTTGTAACGGCAGCATTAAATGTTAGTTACTTAGCTCCAACTCCGATGGGCGTTGAACTGGAACTTATCGGTCGCTTTATTGAAGTTAAAGCTAAAAAAGTGGTGGTAGAGATAATCGTATCGGCAAACAAGGTTGTTTGCGCTAAAGGCACGGTTGTGGCAGTGAAAATGCCCGACTCTATGAGCCCGACCTAG
- a CDS encoding phenylacetate--CoA ligase family protein has translation MTTYYQPDEHQLCQDREQSLFSRLPTFIANAQRHSPYYQKLLANINASTINSRVELAQLPITRKSDLIALQKRQPPLAGINTSNGQVSRIFQSPGPIYDPESCQDDWWRMGQAFYAAGFVAGDLVQNCLSYHLTPGGFILDSGARACGCIVIPAGPGQTEQQLDIIEDLKPQGYCGTPSFLNILINKAKAQNRDISSLKKALVTGEALPKALRDEFTQAGINVLQAYASADVGLIGYESVADEGLIISENIIVEIVRPGSLEPVADGEIGEVVVTSFNADYPLIRFATGDLSALKPGQSACGRSNMRIKGWLGRADQTTKVKGMFVHPEQIERVRLSTNYCPKVRLTVTQQDHQDKMHLQCEFDDNNLVDTELLLSQLSNDLKKLTKLNGSVELVALDSLPDDGKVIDDKRVVV, from the coding sequence ATGACGACATATTATCAGCCAGACGAACATCAACTTTGCCAAGACCGAGAGCAGTCATTGTTTTCTCGATTACCGACATTTATTGCTAATGCGCAGCGCCATAGCCCTTATTATCAAAAGCTACTTGCCAATATTAATGCCAGCACAATTAACTCAAGAGTTGAGCTTGCACAATTGCCTATCACGCGAAAATCAGATCTCATTGCTTTGCAAAAGCGTCAACCACCATTGGCCGGTATCAATACCAGTAATGGGCAGGTTAGCCGAATTTTTCAATCGCCGGGACCGATTTATGATCCGGAAAGTTGCCAAGATGATTGGTGGCGTATGGGGCAAGCTTTTTATGCTGCCGGCTTTGTCGCTGGAGATTTAGTGCAAAACTGCTTATCGTATCATTTAACCCCCGGTGGTTTTATTCTTGACTCTGGCGCACGAGCCTGTGGTTGTATTGTTATTCCAGCCGGGCCCGGACAAACTGAGCAGCAACTTGATATAATTGAAGATCTAAAACCTCAAGGCTATTGTGGTACACCATCGTTTTTAAATATATTAATCAATAAAGCAAAGGCGCAAAATCGCGACATTAGCAGCCTTAAAAAGGCGTTAGTGACGGGCGAAGCTTTACCAAAAGCTTTACGTGATGAGTTTACTCAGGCCGGAATTAATGTCTTACAAGCTTATGCCAGTGCCGATGTTGGTTTGATTGGCTATGAAAGTGTCGCGGATGAAGGATTAATTATTTCAGAAAACATTATTGTTGAAATTGTCCGACCCGGCAGCCTAGAGCCTGTAGCAGATGGCGAAATAGGTGAGGTAGTAGTAACCAGCTTTAATGCAGATTATCCTTTAATTCGCTTTGCGACCGGGGATTTATCTGCACTTAAGCCAGGGCAAAGTGCTTGTGGTCGCAGCAATATGCGTATTAAGGGCTGGTTAGGGCGCGCAGATCAGACGACAAAAGTAAAAGGTATGTTTGTGCATCCTGAGCAAATTGAACGGGTTCGTTTAAGCACGAATTATTGCCCGAAAGTACGTTTAACGGTTACTCAGCAAGACCATCAAGATAAAATGCACTTACAGTGTGAGTTTGATGATAACAACCTTGTTGATACTGAATTATTACTCAGCCAACTTAGCAATGACTTAAAAAAATTAACAAAGCTTAATGGTAGTGTTGAACTTGTGGCTTTAGATAGCTTACCTGATGATGGTAAAGTTATTGATGATAAACGAGTTGTTGTATAA
- a CDS encoding ABC transporter ATP-binding protein has protein sequence MSQAAIKLQTASPILTVNNIEVVYDEVIQVLRGVSLDVPEGEVVTLLGPNGAGKSTTLKAISGLLKTENGEVTKGDITFMGERIDSKNAEDVVRSGLFQVMEGRRIIEDMTSLENLKLGAYTRKDSQINQDIEMVYHYFPRLKERTGLAGYLSGGEQQMLAIGRALMARPKMICLDEPSMGLSPLLVKEVFGIIKKINQDQGITMLLVEQNANYALRAANYGYIMESGKVVLDGTQEQLLNNEDVKEFYLGGGNEERKSFKGLKSYKRRKRWL, from the coding sequence ATGTCACAAGCAGCGATAAAACTACAAACTGCATCACCAATATTAACAGTAAACAATATTGAAGTCGTTTATGACGAAGTCATACAGGTACTTCGTGGCGTTAGTTTAGATGTCCCAGAAGGCGAAGTTGTCACCTTATTAGGGCCTAATGGTGCGGGCAAATCGACGACGCTAAAAGCAATTTCAGGCTTATTGAAAACTGAAAATGGCGAAGTTACTAAAGGTGATATTACCTTTATGGGTGAACGTATCGATAGTAAAAATGCCGAAGATGTTGTTCGTAGTGGGCTTTTTCAGGTCATGGAAGGTCGCCGAATTATCGAAGATATGACCTCATTAGAAAACTTAAAGTTGGGGGCTTATACCCGTAAAGACTCGCAAATAAATCAAGATATAGAAATGGTTTATCACTACTTTCCGCGTTTAAAAGAACGTACAGGTTTAGCCGGTTATTTGTCAGGTGGAGAGCAGCAAATGCTTGCTATTGGTCGAGCACTAATGGCACGACCTAAAATGATTTGTTTAGATGAACCGTCAATGGGGTTGTCACCGTTATTGGTTAAAGAGGTTTTTGGTATTATTAAAAAAATCAATCAAGATCAGGGTATTACCATGCTGTTGGTTGAGCAAAATGCTAACTATGCTTTAAGAGCTGCAAATTACGGCTACATTATGGAGTCGGGTAAGGTGGTGCTTGATGGCACACAAGAGCAGTTACTGAATAACGAAGATGTGAAAGAGTTTTACCTTGGTGGCGGTAATGAAGAACGTAAAAGCTTTAAAGGTTTGAAGTCTTATAAGCGTCGTAAGCGTTGGTTGTAA